Proteins from a single region of Chromobacterium sp. ATCC 53434:
- a CDS encoding DUF4442 domain-containing protein: MEYRKNSMSRIADKVGRLPVSWRRTVLSMMFGKIVPFLSTAGLRFEEVGHQRLSVSIRNRKKVQNHIRGVHAAAMALLAETSTGFVVGMNMPDDKLMLLKSMKVNYIKRSQGDMRAVATLTPQQIQSMHELDKGEVLVEVLVTDDSGESPVICEMLWAWIPKKRPEATAA, encoded by the coding sequence ATGGAGTACCGCAAGAACAGCATGAGCCGCATCGCCGACAAGGTGGGCCGTCTGCCCGTCTCCTGGCGCCGTACGGTGCTGTCGATGATGTTCGGCAAGATCGTTCCGTTCCTGTCCACCGCCGGCCTGCGTTTCGAGGAGGTGGGCCACCAGCGGCTGAGCGTGTCCATCCGCAACCGCAAGAAGGTGCAGAACCATATCCGTGGCGTGCACGCGGCGGCGATGGCGCTGTTGGCCGAGACGTCGACCGGCTTCGTCGTCGGCATGAACATGCCGGACGACAAGCTGATGCTGCTGAAGTCGATGAAGGTCAATTACATCAAGCGCTCGCAAGGCGATATGCGGGCGGTGGCGACGCTGACTCCGCAGCAGATCCAGTCCATGCACGAACTGGACAAGGGCGAGGTGTTGGTCGAGGTGCTGGTGACCGACGATTCCGGCGAATCGCCGGTCATCTGCGAAATGCTGTGGGCCTGGATTCCCAAGAAACGTCCGGAGGCGACGGCGGCATGA
- the hemH gene encoding ferrochelatase codes for MPRYLPEPAFRHDHAPRTGVLLINLGTPDAPTARALRPYLKQFLSDPRVIEIPRLPWWLILNGIILNTRPKQSAKKYAAIWTREGSPLLTHTRDQARLLKSRLDEMGHGELIVDYAMRYGNPSIASVMGKMREQGVERLLLLPLYPQYAASSSATALDEAFRVLTRLRNMPEVRVVRHFHDDAGYIAALAARIREHWQRERQPDKLVMSFHGVPRFTRDKGDPYHCECQKTGRLLAEALQLRPDQYVISFQSRFGRTEWLKPYTSEVLAELGKAGTATVDVVCPGFVGDCLETLEEIAMEGKQTFLGGGGGEFRYIPCLNEDPQWIAALADIVGSNLNGWLKNPAQDGVERLARAQRLGASS; via the coding sequence ATGCCCCGCTATCTGCCCGAACCGGCTTTCCGCCACGACCACGCGCCCAGAACCGGCGTGCTGCTGATCAATCTGGGCACCCCCGACGCGCCGACCGCCCGGGCGCTGCGCCCGTATCTGAAACAATTCCTGTCCGACCCCCGGGTCATCGAGATTCCGCGGCTGCCGTGGTGGCTGATCCTGAACGGCATCATCCTGAATACCCGCCCGAAACAGTCGGCGAAGAAATACGCCGCCATCTGGACCCGGGAAGGCTCGCCGCTGCTGACGCACACCCGCGACCAGGCCAGGCTGCTGAAAAGCCGGCTGGACGAGATGGGCCACGGCGAGCTGATCGTCGATTACGCGATGCGCTACGGCAATCCGTCGATAGCGAGCGTGATGGGAAAAATGCGCGAACAAGGCGTGGAGAGGCTGCTGCTGCTGCCGCTGTACCCGCAGTACGCCGCCTCGTCCAGCGCCACCGCGCTGGACGAGGCCTTCCGCGTGCTGACGCGGCTGCGCAACATGCCGGAGGTCCGCGTGGTGCGCCACTTCCATGACGACGCCGGCTACATCGCCGCGCTGGCGGCGCGGATTCGCGAACACTGGCAACGCGAACGGCAGCCGGACAAGCTGGTGATGAGCTTTCACGGCGTGCCGCGCTTCACTCGCGACAAGGGCGATCCCTACCACTGCGAATGCCAGAAGACCGGCCGGCTGCTGGCCGAGGCGCTGCAGTTGCGGCCCGATCAATACGTCATCAGTTTCCAGAGCCGCTTCGGCCGCACCGAGTGGCTGAAACCGTATACCAGCGAGGTGCTGGCGGAGCTGGGCAAGGCCGGGACCGCCACGGTGGACGTGGTCTGCCCCGGCTTTGTCGGCGATTGCCTGGAAACGCTGGAGGAAATCGCGATGGAAGGCAAGCAGACCTTCCTCGGCGGCGGCGGTGGCGAATTCCGCTACATTCCCTGTCTGAACGAGGACCCGCAATGGATTGCCGCGTTGGCCGATATCGTCGGCAGCAATCTGAATGGTTGGCTGAAAAACCCGGCACAAGATGGCGTCGAGAGACTGGCGCGGGCACAGCGCCTGGGGGCATCCAGCTGA
- a CDS encoding DNA translocase FtsK, which produces MRFFKRKAVVKNTQTSLPPQLSALLREAWWLLMAVAAVYLVLVLASYSSLDPSWSHSSSDPTVRNYGGAFGAWLSDMLLYVFGFSAWWLVVFCLVAIGWGYRRIETLGFKFNPITAAAVGGFFLLLLSSASFEAIVLQGKAVTLPLEAGGMLGHFIGKGFSRGLGLSGAYLLLGVLSAIGFSLFTGLSWLDLMEKIGGALEDGAIRLWQGWQARKDREIGKETAQKREEKVSVAKKKIEETTPVRIEPPVLEVPVSAKAQKPVQQSLFSDPKDAALPGLSLLDAPKEQQEPVSQETVEYTSRLIERKLADFGVDVKVIAAYPGPVITRYEIEPAVGVKGAQIVNLMKDLARALSLVSIRVVETIPGKTYMGLELPNPKRQIVRLTEIIGSDGYQNMASRLTMALGKDIAGQPVSADLAKMPHVLVAGTTGSGKSVAINAMILSLLYKATPQEVRLIMVDPKMLELSIYEGIPHLLAPVVTDMKQAANALNWCVGEMERRYKLMSKLGVRNLAGFNQKIKDADKAGEKIPNPFSLTPETPEPLDTLPLVVVVIDELADLMMVAGKKIEELIARLAQKARAAGIHLVLATQRPSVDVITGLIKANIPTRIAFQVSSKIDSRTILDQMGAEALLGQGDMLYLPPGTGYPNRVHGAFVSDEEVHHVVEFLKTTGEPNYVEGILSGQADGDDGASAAGLDGEADGEADPLYDEAVAIVLKTRKASISSVQRHLRIGYNRAARLIEQMEASGLVSAMESNGNRTVLAPARED; this is translated from the coding sequence ATTTTTCAAGCGCAAAGCCGTAGTCAAGAACACCCAGACCTCGCTGCCGCCGCAGCTGTCCGCCCTGCTCCGCGAAGCATGGTGGCTGCTGATGGCGGTGGCGGCGGTCTATCTGGTATTGGTGCTGGCCAGCTACTCCTCGCTCGACCCGTCCTGGTCCCACAGCTCGTCCGACCCCACCGTCCGCAATTACGGCGGCGCCTTCGGCGCCTGGCTGTCCGACATGCTGCTGTACGTCTTCGGCTTCTCCGCCTGGTGGCTGGTGGTGTTCTGCCTGGTCGCGATAGGCTGGGGCTACCGCCGCATCGAGACGCTGGGCTTCAAGTTCAATCCGATCACCGCCGCCGCCGTCGGCGGCTTCTTCCTGCTGCTGCTGTCCAGCGCCAGCTTCGAGGCCATCGTGCTGCAGGGCAAGGCTGTGACGCTGCCGCTGGAAGCCGGCGGCATGCTGGGCCATTTCATCGGCAAGGGCTTCTCCCGCGGCCTCGGCCTGTCCGGCGCCTATCTGTTGCTGGGCGTGCTGTCCGCCATCGGCTTCTCGCTGTTCACCGGTCTGTCCTGGCTGGACCTGATGGAAAAGATAGGCGGCGCGCTGGAAGACGGCGCGATCCGGCTGTGGCAGGGCTGGCAAGCCAGGAAAGACCGCGAGATCGGCAAGGAGACCGCGCAGAAGCGCGAGGAGAAGGTGTCGGTCGCCAAGAAGAAGATAGAAGAAACCACGCCGGTGCGCATCGAACCGCCGGTGCTGGAGGTGCCGGTATCGGCCAAGGCGCAGAAGCCGGTGCAGCAATCGCTGTTCTCCGACCCGAAGGACGCCGCCCTGCCCGGCCTGAGCCTGCTGGACGCGCCGAAGGAGCAGCAGGAGCCGGTATCGCAGGAGACGGTCGAATACACCTCGCGGCTGATCGAGCGCAAGCTGGCCGACTTCGGCGTCGACGTCAAGGTGATCGCCGCCTATCCGGGCCCGGTGATCACCCGCTACGAGATCGAACCGGCCGTCGGCGTCAAGGGCGCGCAGATCGTCAATCTGATGAAGGACCTGGCGCGCGCGCTGTCGCTGGTCTCGATCCGGGTGGTCGAGACGATACCGGGCAAGACCTATATGGGCCTGGAGCTGCCGAACCCGAAACGGCAGATCGTCCGCCTGACCGAGATCATAGGCTCGGACGGCTACCAGAACATGGCCTCGCGGCTGACGATGGCGCTGGGCAAGGACATCGCCGGCCAGCCGGTGTCGGCCGACCTGGCCAAGATGCCGCACGTGCTGGTGGCCGGCACCACCGGCTCCGGCAAATCGGTGGCGATCAACGCGATGATCTTGTCGCTGCTGTACAAGGCGACGCCGCAGGAAGTGCGGCTGATCATGGTGGACCCGAAGATGCTGGAACTGTCCATTTACGAGGGCATTCCGCACCTGCTGGCGCCGGTGGTCACCGACATGAAGCAGGCCGCCAACGCGTTGAACTGGTGCGTCGGCGAGATGGAGCGCCGCTACAAGCTGATGTCCAAGCTGGGCGTGCGCAATCTGGCCGGTTTCAACCAGAAGATCAAGGACGCCGACAAGGCCGGCGAGAAGATCCCCAATCCGTTCAGCCTGACGCCGGAAACGCCGGAGCCGCTCGACACGCTGCCGCTGGTGGTGGTGGTGATAGACGAGCTGGCCGACCTGATGATGGTGGCCGGCAAGAAGATAGAGGAATTGATCGCCCGACTGGCGCAGAAGGCGCGCGCCGCCGGCATCCACCTGGTCCTGGCCACGCAGCGGCCGTCGGTGGACGTGATCACCGGCCTGATCAAGGCCAATATCCCGACCCGCATCGCCTTCCAGGTGTCCAGCAAGATAGACAGCCGCACCATTCTGGACCAGATGGGCGCCGAGGCGCTGCTGGGCCAGGGCGACATGCTCTACCTGCCGCCGGGCACCGGCTACCCCAACCGCGTGCACGGCGCCTTCGTCTCCGACGAGGAAGTGCACCACGTGGTGGAGTTCCTGAAAACCACCGGCGAGCCCAACTACGTCGAGGGCATACTCAGCGGCCAGGCCGACGGCGACGACGGCGCCTCGGCCGCCGGCCTGGACGGCGAGGCGGACGGCGAGGCCGACCCGCTTTACGACGAGGCCGTCGCCATCGTGCTGAAGACCCGCAAGGCGTCGATCTCGTCGGTGCAGCGCCATCTGCGCATAGGCTATAACCGCGCCGCGCGGCTGATCGAGCAGATGGAGGCCTCAGGCCTGGTTTCCGCCATGGAAAGCAACGGCAACCGCACCGTGCTGGCGCCCGCCCGCGAAGACTGA
- a CDS encoding TetR/AcrR family transcriptional regulator, with translation MHNGSDDKNDTRKRILDLAEELLLTRGFNGFSYQHISSALGVRNAAIHYHFPKKNDLGVALIQRYRRRFQRFIEQQQEWDAPRRLESYFGLSDQYYQQRKQICPSGILSTEFQTLPDDMREEAAAFIDEMRQWAVAIVRQGRDSGQMAYAGTPEAVGMMLFSALQGGLQLARIDEEALPLLKRQVRATLGLDPSPGQP, from the coding sequence ATGCATAATGGTTCCGACGACAAGAACGATACCCGCAAGCGCATCCTCGACCTGGCCGAGGAGCTGTTGCTGACGCGAGGTTTCAACGGCTTCAGCTATCAGCACATCAGCAGCGCGCTGGGCGTGCGCAATGCGGCTATCCATTACCACTTCCCGAAGAAGAACGATCTGGGCGTGGCGCTGATTCAACGCTATCGCCGCCGCTTTCAGCGTTTCATCGAGCAGCAGCAGGAGTGGGACGCGCCGCGGCGGCTGGAGAGTTATTTCGGCCTGTCGGACCAGTATTACCAGCAACGCAAGCAAATTTGCCCCAGCGGCATCCTCAGCACGGAGTTCCAAACCTTGCCGGATGATATGCGGGAGGAGGCGGCGGCCTTCATCGACGAGATGAGGCAGTGGGCGGTGGCCATCGTGCGCCAGGGCCGCGACAGCGGCCAGATGGCCTATGCCGGCACGCCGGAGGCTGTCGGCATGATGCTGTTTTCCGCGCTGCAGGGGGGCTTGCAGCTGGCGCGCATAGACGAAGAGGCCTTGCCGTTGTTGAAGCGGCAGGTGAGGGCGACGCTGGGGCTGGACCCGTCGCCCGGCCAACCATAG
- a CDS encoding crotonase/enoyl-CoA hydratase family protein has product MITLQTLSVELNDKVALLRFNRGDKANSLNMQMWQDLRSAMDWADGEPSVRAVVLAGHGKHFCAGIDLAMMAGLQSLIEDACEARKRDKLRRLILDLQDCVTSLERCRKPVIAAVHGACLGGGLDVALAADFRFASQDAVFGVREVDIGMVADVGSLQRLPRVVGEGVARELALTGRDMVADEALETGLVNRVLPDADAVLAAALQSARLIAGKSPLAVRGSKEVLNYSRDRSVADGLQFVAGWNAAMLISEDLQKAAMAAMMKQEVSFRD; this is encoded by the coding sequence ATGATTACCCTGCAAACCCTGAGCGTCGAACTGAACGACAAGGTGGCGCTGCTGCGCTTCAATCGCGGCGACAAGGCCAATTCGCTGAATATGCAGATGTGGCAAGATCTGCGCAGCGCGATGGATTGGGCCGACGGCGAGCCGTCGGTGCGCGCGGTGGTGCTGGCCGGTCACGGCAAGCATTTCTGCGCCGGCATCGATCTGGCGATGATGGCCGGCTTGCAGTCGCTGATCGAGGATGCCTGCGAGGCGCGCAAGCGCGACAAGCTGCGGCGGCTGATCCTGGATCTGCAGGACTGCGTCACCAGCCTGGAGCGTTGCCGCAAGCCGGTGATCGCCGCTGTTCACGGCGCCTGTCTCGGCGGCGGCCTCGATGTCGCGCTGGCGGCCGACTTCCGCTTCGCTTCCCAGGACGCGGTGTTCGGGGTGCGCGAGGTCGACATCGGCATGGTGGCCGACGTCGGCTCGCTGCAGCGCTTGCCGCGGGTGGTCGGCGAGGGCGTGGCGCGCGAGCTGGCGCTGACCGGCCGCGACATGGTGGCCGACGAGGCGCTGGAGACGGGCCTGGTCAACCGGGTGCTGCCGGACGCCGACGCGGTGCTGGCTGCGGCGCTGCAGAGCGCCCGGCTGATCGCCGGAAAGTCGCCGCTGGCGGTGCGCGGCAGCAAGGAAGTGCTGAATTACAGCCGTGACCGCAGCGTGGCCGACGGCCTGCAGTTCGTCGCCGGCTGGAACGCGGCGATGCTGATCTCGGAAGACCTTCAGAAGGCCGCGATGGCGGCGATGATGAAGCAGGAAGTCAGCTTCCGCGATTGA
- a CDS encoding branched-chain amino acid ABC transporter substrate-binding protein, giving the protein MNKYARLSLIATAAIAMTACSKQDEPASGQAASSAPAQAAASGGDGSVVKIGQVSPMSGPISHLGKDNEYGAKLAIEDLNAQGVEIGGKKVKFELVSEDDQGDPKIGTQVAQRLVDAGVVGVVGHLNSGTTIPASKIYSDAGIPQISPSATNPDYTKQGFKTTFRVIANDVQQGKALGEFAAGTLKAKKIAIIDDRTAYGQGLADQFEGAVKAKGANVVKREFTNNTATDFNAILTSIKATQPDLVFYGGMDAQAGPLAKQMQRLGIKAKLMGGDGWQSPEFIKLAGDASEGQYASSCGISRDKMPGFKAFDDKFKKEFNTDVQIYAPFEYDAVMVLVDAMKRAKSSDPKVYLPEVGKSDYQGVTGKIAFDDKGDIKNGAVTVYQVKNGKWEVVSTVGGEAK; this is encoded by the coding sequence ATGAACAAATACGCTCGCCTCAGCCTGATCGCCACCGCCGCCATCGCCATGACGGCCTGCAGCAAACAGGACGAGCCGGCCTCGGGACAGGCCGCCTCCTCCGCTCCGGCCCAGGCAGCCGCCTCGGGCGGCGACGGCTCCGTCGTCAAGATCGGCCAGGTGTCGCCGATGTCCGGTCCGATCTCCCACCTCGGCAAGGACAACGAGTACGGCGCCAAGCTGGCCATCGAGGACCTGAACGCCCAGGGCGTCGAGATCGGCGGCAAGAAAGTCAAATTCGAACTGGTGTCGGAAGACGACCAGGGCGACCCCAAGATCGGCACCCAGGTCGCGCAGCGCCTGGTCGACGCAGGCGTCGTCGGCGTCGTCGGCCACCTGAACTCGGGCACCACCATCCCGGCGTCCAAGATCTATTCCGATGCCGGCATCCCGCAGATTTCCCCGTCGGCGACCAATCCGGACTATACCAAGCAGGGCTTCAAGACCACCTTCCGCGTGATCGCCAACGACGTGCAGCAGGGCAAGGCGCTCGGCGAATTCGCCGCCGGCACGCTGAAGGCGAAGAAAATCGCCATCATCGACGATCGCACCGCCTATGGCCAGGGCCTGGCCGACCAGTTCGAGGGCGCGGTCAAGGCCAAGGGCGCCAATGTGGTGAAGCGCGAGTTCACCAACAACACCGCCACCGACTTCAACGCCATCCTGACCTCGATCAAGGCCACCCAGCCCGACCTGGTCTTCTACGGCGGCATGGACGCCCAGGCCGGCCCGCTGGCCAAGCAGATGCAGCGCCTGGGCATCAAGGCCAAGCTGATGGGCGGCGACGGCTGGCAATCGCCGGAATTCATCAAGCTGGCCGGCGACGCCTCCGAAGGCCAGTACGCGTCCAGCTGCGGCATCTCGCGCGACAAGATGCCCGGCTTCAAGGCCTTCGACGACAAGTTCAAGAAGGAATTCAACACCGACGTGCAGATCTACGCGCCGTTCGAATACGACGCGGTGATGGTGTTGGTCGACGCGATGAAGCGCGCCAAGTCCTCCGATCCGAAAGTCTATCTGCCGGAAGTCGGCAAGAGCGACTACCAGGGCGTGACCGGCAAGATCGCCTTCGACGACAAGGGCGACATCAAGAATGGCGCCGTCACCGTCTATCAGGTGAAGAACGGCAAGTGGGAAGTGGTGTCCACCGTCGGCGGCGAAGCCAAGTAA